One stretch of Hevea brasiliensis isolate MT/VB/25A 57/8 chromosome 12, ASM3005281v1, whole genome shotgun sequence DNA includes these proteins:
- the LOC110669390 gene encoding WAT1-related protein At1g43650: MKSLVEYVSVMESHKPYIAVLFVQFVYAGMALFSKAAIAKGMNPFVFVVYRQAFASVTLTPFAIFLDSKNAPPLSYGLLCKIFLVSFCGLTLSLNLYYVAINNTTATFAAATTNIIPVITFIMAALLRMETVSIKDVPGIAKLIGSAIAVSGALVFAFVRGPPLKFINWNQATLGDHIQDSSLKGCCSREEWIKGSLLMISANILWSLWFVLQGPIVKQYPAKLRLTALQCFFCCIQSAFWAMAVERNPSAWKLGWDVHLLAVAYCGITVNGISYWLQVWTIEKKGPVFASMFTPLALIITAIFSIFLWKETLHLGSVGGAILLVSGLYGVLWGKNKEEGKSVTNHNTETDLITLECITHH, translated from the exons ATGAAGAGTCTAGTTGAGTATGTCAGTGTAATGGAGAGCCATAAGCCTTACATAGCAGTGCTCTTTGTACAGTTTGTATATGCAGGCATGGCTTTGTTCTCCAAGGCAGCAATTGCTAAAGGAATGAACCCTTTTGTTTTTGTTGTTTATAGGCAGGCTTTTGCCTCAGTTACATTGACTCCATTTGCTATCTTTCTTGACAG CAAGAACGCACCTCCACTGTCATATGGTTTACTTTGCAAGATCTTTTTGGTTTCCTTTTGCGG atTAACTCTGAGTTTGAACCTTTACTATGTTGCAATCAACAATACAACTGCAACATTTGCTGCTGCAACCACTAACATAATTCCTGTCATAACCTTTATAATGGCTGCACTATTGAG GATGGAAACTGTTTCCATAAAGGATGTGCCTGGAATTGCCAAACTGATCGGTTCTGCTATAGCTGTTTCTGGTGCTCTGGTGTTCGCTTTTGTGAGGGGACCTCCTTTGAAGTTCATAAACTGGAATCAAGCTACTCTTGGTGACCATATTCAAGACTCATCATTAAAGGGTTGTTGCTCTAGAGAAGAATGGATTAAAGGTTCTCTCCTGATGATCTCAGCCAACATACTTTGGTCTTTGTGGTTTGTCTTGCAG GGTCCCATTGTGAAGCAATATCCAGCCAAACTGCGTCTTACTGCTCTGCAATGCTTCTTTTGCTGCATACAGTCAGCTTTTTGGGCGATGGCTGTGGAGAGGAATCCATCAGCTTGGAAGCTTGGATGGGATGTTCATCTCCTGGCTGTGGCCTATTGT GGCATAACTGTTAATGGAATTTCTTACTGGCTGCAAGTTTGGACAATAGAGAAGAAAGGACCAGTTTTTGCTTCAATGTTCACTCCATTAGCACTCATCATTACGGCCATTTTCTCTATATTCTTGTGGAAAGAAACCCTTCATTTGGGAAG TGTTGGTGGAGCAATTTTGCTTGTGAGTGGGCTTTATGGAGTATTGTGGGGCAAGaacaaagaagaaggaaaaagtgtAACAAATCACAATACAGAAACTGATCTGATCACATTGGAGTGCATTACACATCACTAG